The genome window CAAATCATAACAATGCTTGGACATCTAATATATTTTGTTGAAAAATCAAAAGATGAACCAGGTATTTTTATTATTGATGAACCCGAAGTTTCTTTACATCTTGCGTGGCAAGAAATCTTTGTAAAATCAATAATGGATGCGAGTCCTAATACTCAATTTATAATTGCAACACATTCCCCTGCAATAATAAATGAACATTCAGAAGAAATTTGTAATGATTTAGCTAAAATGAATTTATAATTATGATTAAATACGGATTCAAAACATTAACATCATTATCGAAGTTTTTCTCTTATAGAAATGACATTGATATTTACACAGAAGATAAAGATGCTGATAAAGAATTTTACAAAACTTTATTTAATAACCTATTTGGGGATGAATTAATAATTAATGATGTTACACCATTAGGCTGTAAAGTTAATGTACTTAATGCTTTTGATAATCAAAACAAGACAGATGGAAGGAGAAAATACTTTATTGTAGATGGTGATTTAGAATTGATAAATGACAGTAATAGGAAAAACGAAAAAAATTTAATTGTTTTAGATTCTTATTGCATTGAAAATTATTTAATTAATGAACAAGGTATAATAGATTTTTTATATTTTTCTAATGGTGTAGAAAGTAAAGAACAACAGAAAAACAAACTAAACTTCAATAAATGGCTTGGCTATAATACAACTGTTCTTATAGAATTATTTATAAATTTCGCTATTTTACGAAAGTATGGTGGAGGTCCCAAACTTAAAAAAGCAAAAGATTTTTTAACATCTAGCAATAAACAAACCATATTAGACAAACAAAAAATTAAAGACTATTCGATAGAAATAAAAAACTCAATAATAGAACATTTAGAAAATTCACATTATTCAAATTCTGATGCGAATGAATTATACGAAATTGAATTTAAAGAATTGAATTTAAAATGGAAATATAATAGCGATACTTTTTTAAAAATAGTCTCTGCTAAAAACTATACTTTACCAATGTTGCAATTTAGAATTAACCATTGTATAAATAGTGGTAGTAAAGCATTATTTCCAAAAAGTTCTTTAAAATTATTTTTAGCATCTAATTCAGATTTAAGTAAACTAAATTTTTTAAAAGAACGAATAAAATAAACTGTGCATAATCGAGTAGACGGCTCCGCCCCAAACGGAACGGAGTGCGCCTCTCACACCACCGAGCGTACGGATCACGTACTCGGCGGTTCGCAAATCATCATCCAAAAGCTCTTTACACCTTTTGGGCTATCCATAATTTACTTTAAGATTAGGCTAAGTAAACTTTCCTAATCGAATTTCTTGGAGATTTGCGTTCAGTCCTTCCTTGTTTGTGAGTCCTGTGCGGTATCTATTCGCAACTCGTTGCCCCAAGTACTATGACCTCTGCTGACTTCTCTTTCTAATGTTCCCGACATTTAAGAGATCTCCCCTGGTAAGAGCCTTTTCCTTCATCCAATTCCTGCGCCATCTACAAATCAACGATTTTGGTAATCTTCGGACGTTGCGTTGGTGTGGACGCTTATCCTCGCTGACTTGCCTCCTATGACGTTTCTGTTCGTCAGTACCGGATTTTGCCGTTTCGCTTCCTTCACTGCATACCTCACGGTAAACCAGCTTGCGACGTACTAATGGTTCGGGGTTTCAATCCGCCCATAAGGGACTTGCACCCTCTGGAAAAATAACACGCTGTAAATTTGTTTTCTAATTGGAAATTTGTATTTTTCAATTTTTATCAAAGCTTACAGCGTGTGTCCTGCTCATGCAGGGCACACACAAGGGTTTGGCGAAAGTGGGGCATTCGTGCTAAATTGAACATTTGTGCTTCTAAACCCCACCTTCGCCAAGCCCCAAACCGTTACTGGCTAGTTATGCCAAAAATACGCAGAGGAGAATAATTACCTAAAAAGCATTATGAAAAAAGTCACTTTTAAAAATATTACTTGGATGATTTTAATCGCTTTTATTCTTTTTGAGTTTTATAGCTATGCTAATGAATATTTTTTCCGCAATTATTAATTGAATTAACAAGATTAGAAATTCAACAAAAACTTAGCAGACAAATTGGGAGAAGTCAAGGAATTGAATTACTCGTAATGGTTAGAAAAAATATTGTTAATGATAAATATTTAGAGGCTTTAGATTATTTAATTAAAGAGTTTCCGAAATCTGAAAAAGTAATATTTAATACTGAATTTAAAAAAATTACTTCAACAATACTAAATTGGAAATAAAAACAACAGTGCCTAACAGCCGTTTGGCAAGATTGCGAATTTTGTGGTAAATTCACGTTTGCGTTCCGCAAGAAATTTTATCTTTAACAGAAAACAATCGATTCCAAACTTCGCAACCAAGCGACCAAACGTCAGCAGTAATACCTTACAACCATATACAAGATGAATGAAAATTCTAAATTAAGCGAATATGTTAAACTCTTCGAGATTCTTTCAATAGTTGGGGCTGCTACTTGGACTATTTTCATGTATAAATCTTACGAAGAAAGAACAAATGAACTTAATTTGAAGCAACAAGAATTATTGTACAAACAAGCAAAACTTACTAGTGAAGCAGATGTTTCTACCAAAAAAACCAATGCTGAATTATTAAAACTTAATTACAATATCCAAAAGTCCACAGCAAGTTTTGAAATAGAAAAAGTCAAACTACTTAACAAACAATCAGAGTTAGAAAACAATTTAAAAACAGCAGAACTAGGATTTTTGAACCAAAAAACTATTTCTTCTAAAGTTAGTGATTCAATAATTAAATTAAATACTGCTCCAAAGAATTGGATTGACTTTTATGCTTTTCTAGAACTTAAATTAAAAAACACATCAAAAAATACAATTAATATTTATCAAGTAGATGTAATAACATATTTAGGAAAATTGATAACAGAGCCGGAATATGAGCATTCAATATTAATGAATAATCCTCATAGAAAAGGAGCAATTGAATGGCATTTTGACAATGGTCGCCAATATTATTCAATAGAAGAATGTCAAAAACTAGAAAAACAAGGAATCAATTGTTCATCATTAATTGGTGGATTCGCATTTGGAAGGTTACAAAGTGGTGAAAGTAGTTCGGCCAATGCAACAACTTAAATTAAGAACAATGAATATGGGCTGGATATATACAGAGATTACTGTACACATCGATGAAGGTGATAAAAAATGGCAATGGATGTACAGTAAATATTCAACATTGGAGAAATAGGAACTACTGCTAACAGCGGTTTCAAGAAATGGCGAAAAATGTGGTAAATTCACATTTTTCTTTCGCAAGAAATTATATCTTAACGGAAAATGCGCAGTTCAGAAGTTCGCCACTTCTTGTAGCCGCGAAACGTTAGTGGCAACCGTAAAAAAATCGTTACAAACCAATTAATGGAAGAAATTAGAATTGCTAAACTATATGATAACTCTACTGAGCAAGTCAAAATTGAATTTTTAGATACAATTTCTGTCAAGGAATTTGAATTGATAAAATCTTCAATACAAGAAATCGAAGAACTTCATAGTGTTAGACGACTTTTAAAATTTGTAGTTATAAATGACGCTGAATTAATTGACTTTCTAAATTCGTCATTACATGATTTAACAAATAAATCAATTATTTGGACAGGTGTAAAACGTGAAGATTGTGATAATGTTTTTTTAAATATTAATCGCTTATTTTTAAATTATTTAAGTGCAATTAGAACTTTTCTAGATCATTCAGAAACATTTTTAAATAGAAAATTTGGTGAAAATTCTAATCAATTTCTGGAGTTTAAAAAAATTCTTTCCTTCTTTTATGATAATAGTTTTTCTTATAGATTTTTCTATCGATTAAGAAATTATGCACAACATGTTGGCTTACCAATTGATAATTTACAGTTTAGCACCGAATATGATAGAGAGAAAAATACTATTCATGGAAATTTGAAAGTAAGATTTGATAGAGACAAATTATTATCAAGTTATCAAAAATGGTCAACTGTAAAAAATGATTTAGAAATGTTAGATAGTAAATTTGATGTTTCACCATTAATATTTGAGATGACACAAAATATTACGGATATTGAAAGGAATATAGAATTAATACATAAAAATGAATTAACTAAAGCTGCAAATTATATTTTATCACTGACACAACATTTGAGAAATGACAATGGGAAAATTTTCGTTGCTAGTAATTTCATTGAAAATGAAAAAGAAGAATTAGCAAATTATAGTACAACAGAAATTCCGTTTGACACTATCGATTTTATAATACAAGAATTGAATTAAAAAACGGTAGCCACTAACAGCTAGAGTTTCGTTGCGTGCGTAGCACGAACAATGAAACTTGTGTTGAACGGAACCGCTGTGATTCCGCAACTATGGAGTTATCGTAAAAGAGATTTGTAATTTTTTAAGAGGTCAATGCGCCTCTTTTTTTGGGGATGGTTTCGCTTGGTTTTTTTTCTTGTTTTCCGTCACTTTTGAGCATAACTTCCATTACCCGTAAAATCAGACCATTTAGACATATTAAACAGTCTGATTTAAATAAAGAAATAGTCAAAACTGCATAGATTTTTAACAAACTTTTCAGTTATCAATTCTTTGACTATCTAATCTAATTGAATTTTAAATTCTTCCATTATTTTGTAGATTTTGTTAGTAGTTTTCCTTTTCATATTAAGCCAAACAAGTTCTGCTGGATTGAGTTCTGGAGAATATGGTGGAAGAAAAATAAGTATTATGTTTTCTGGAATGATTAACGCTTTTCCTTTGTGAAAAGCACCATTATCTAAAATGACTACTTTTAATTCTTCGGGTTTCTTTTAATATTAACTGGCTCGTTTAGCCCTTTCCCAATTTACGGATTGTGATTTTTTTATATACCTGAAAAATCCTAAGATTACACATAAATTCATAATGAAAAAATAATAAGGAACAAACAGAATTTTAATCCTTGTCTCTCTATTTTCTAAAAACCAGCCTAACAGCGCAGCTGCATAGAAAAAAAGTTGCATCCAAAATAATATAGAATAAAATCCAAAGAACATAATTCCTTCATTAAACGCTAGAATAGATAAAACGGGAATTAATAAAATAAGACATAAAGGGGTAAGACTCCAACGCAAAACGCGATGAGAAATGTACTGAAATGAAAGTGTTCCATATTTAAAAATATTCAATAAGGAACGTAATCTTACAATAGACTGAATACCGCCGGCAGAGATTCTGATTTTACGTTTAAATTCTTCTTTTACACTCGCTGAAGCTGTTTCAACAGCATACGCTTCTGGATCATATTGAATGGTATATCCTTCTTGAGCGACTCTTAATGATATAATAAAGTCGTCAAGCAGCGTATCTTTTTCAACATGCCGATACAGTTCTGTTCTAATAGCGAAAAGTTCTCCGGCAGCTCCAACAACAGAATATAATTCCGCATCCCATTTTTTTAATGCCGATTCATATTTCCAGTAGATTCCCTCCCCTGCTCCCGAAGCCACATCACTTTCTTTATCAACAATTCGTTTTTCTCCCGAAACACAGCCAACAGCAGGATTACTGAATAGATTAACAATGCGTCTGATTGATTCTTTGCCCAGATTGGTATTGGCATCACTAAATATTACAATTGGTGTTTTTACAAATTCCATACCGCGGTTCATTGCCCCGATTTTTCCATTTCTTTCGTCTAAATGATAAACCGTTGTATTAGCGTACCCAGTCAATAAGTCTGGGGTTCCGTCATCAGAACCATCTGTAACCCAAATAATGTTTAATTTTTCTTTCGGGTATTCAAGTTCTAAGGTGTTTTTCATTTTTGCATCCACATAATCATTTTCATTATAAGCAGCTATGAACAATGTAACTTCGGGTTCATAATTGGGATTACTATTTACCTTATTTCCAAGTTTAAAAAAACGCCTTATTTTTATAATTATGAATAATAAAATCCCATATCCAACATAGGTATAAACAATAATGAACAATAGAAACCAGAATATAATTTTTAGTGCTGACATAGCTTTTAATTTAAGATGGATATTTATGTTTAATAATTTTTTCGAGAACATCTCCAAATTCCCCCACTCTGCCTTCCCAGGAATTAAGTCTGGCAAAATCAATTCTCTCTTTAATTAATACGTAATTATCATTTTCTAACTCATATTCAATATATGATTTGAAAAGTTTCTTGTTTTCTGCGGATTTAACCATGGATTTAAAATCGGTTAAATTGGCGAAAGCTGTCATAACCACAGGAACACCAACGGCCAAATATTCATTAATTTTTAATGGATATATATTTTTATTAACCTCGTCCATTTTATAGGGTATGATTCCTAAATCATATTTCGATAATAATTGAGGAACTTCGTGTGCTTTTACCGATTTAAAAAAAGCAACATTATCATATTTTGATAACCTTTCTTTTATATTATGGTTGAGCAAATAGCCTGTAAATTCAAATAGAACCTGAGGTAATTCCTGAATTGCAAATTCCATACTATCGATATCAAACCTAAAATCCAAGGTTCCTATGTAGCCAGCTTTTTTTTGAGAAGAAGGGCTTGAAACAGATTTTTTGGCGTGAGGCTCAAATAACTTAAAGTCAACACCATTTTTAACCACATAGCTTTGCGGATTTAATTGCTGCTTTTCAGAATTTAAATAATCCGATGTTGTTATAATGCCATCAACCTGCCTGCAAAATTGCTGCTCAATAGTATAAATTCTTGATTTATGCCTTTGTGTATCCATCCCGTCATAACAGTAATACACATTTAGATATTCGTGTAATTTGCCAATCATGGGCAGGCCATACATTGGGTTGTATGCTGTGATTATAATTGGATTATCTAACTTTAATTTCTTTATGGTTTTTCGAAGCTGTGTTTTATAAATAAATGCATTGATGCTAAAAAACTTTTGAAAAATTGATTCGTTTTTAATAAAATCTACCGGCAAAACCGGAGGCATAACCAAATGCTTAACAACTGCATTACTATCTGTTTTTTCTTCTATGATTCTTCTTTTAAAACCCAGCATTCTGGATACTTGTGCTCTTTGTTTTCCCAATAAAGACATTATAACATCTTTGACAGTAAATGGATATTCAACAAAAACTATGGTGTTTTTTTCTGCTAAAAGTGATAACAATTGCACCGTAGATTTAGTAAATTCACCATGCCAGGTAGTTTGAGAAATGCAGATAATATTTTTGCCTTCAATCATAATCTATTGTTTTTTTGAATATTCTAAATAAATTAATTTATAAAGCTTTAAATACTCTTTTGCCATATTTCTCCAAGAAAATTGTTTACTACGCTCCAAACCTTTATCGCAAAGAGATTTTCTGTACACTTCGTTATTTACTATTTCAATAATTCCCTGAGTAATTTCTTCGGGATTAAATGGATTTATAATATGGGCCGCATCTTCTGCAATTTCAGGCATCGATGATGTATTTGATGTAATAACAGGCACGTTACAAGACATGGCTTCCAGCATCGGAATCCCGAAACTTTCGCGAAGTGACGGATATAAAAAAATGTCGCATTGGGAATAAATAGCAGGTAAATCGGTATTAATTACATAACCTGTCAAAACAATATGATTGATAAGATTGGTGTCATCAATTTCGACCAAGAGGATATTGAGTTCGGTTTTATCATAATCGAGCATAACCAGTTTATAATCAGTCTTTGTCAGTTTTAAAAAATCAGAAAAAGCTTTAAGGGTTCCTTTTGTGTTTTTTTTGGGGTCTGTATTACCAAGGAAAAAGAAATACTTATCAGGTAAATTGTATTTTTCTTTAACACGTTTCAGTTCTTCTTTATTGGTAACGGGTTTAAAATGTTCACTTACACCATTATAAATAGCCTCGAGTTTTTTATCACCTTTAATTCCAAAGAATTCACCGATTCTGTTTTTTTCAAAATGGGATACTGTAATCACTTTTTTACTCCTTTTTACAACACACGGTACTACGAGTTTTCTATATATATTTCCAAATTTTTGGTAGGTACTTGCACTGCTTTTGAGTATTTTTAAATAACCGCTTTCCATGTAAATAATGTCATGAAGAATTGTTATTAAAGGAATAGAAGTAAAAAAAGGTGCGGTATTGCTGGTGCAGTGTAATATATCGCAGCCATATTTTTTGGCTGCTTTTGGCAATGCTATTTGTTCCCATGCTGGGTATGGTCCCCCATTTAATTCAATAATCTTAAAGTTTGAAGTTTCTTTAAGAACGGAACTGTCTTGATCTGGTTTTACAAATATAAAATATTCATTTTCGTGGTCTAGATCCTGGAGATTCTTTATTAGTTCTAAAGCTACCATGTCCATACCATGTTTTTTTTTACGAAAAAGCCGCTGTCCTTCTATACCTATTTTCATGATGCTCTTTTTTAGATTAATTGCTTCTGCATCTTGATAAAAATCAGAAGTAATTATTATGATTTTATTTTCCCATCTCTTAATTAGTGTGTTTTCCAGTATAATTTCAAGTTTGTTTATTTGAACTTGAAGTATGCTTTGTATGTATGAATGTTTTATTGGCTCCTTTAATTTTTAACAGAGACAGCAGCATCATAAACATACCTTTTGGCAGACTAGCCAAAGCATTCAAAGTATTAATAGTATAGAAATATTTTGGAACTGAAAAAACAAAAGACATTATGCAGGCTGTTACTAAGATAATCCAATAATTAGAGTAAGGATTTTGGTT of Flavobacterium marginilacus contains these proteins:
- a CDS encoding glycosyltransferase family 2 protein; protein product: MSALKIIFWFLLFIIVYTYVGYGILLFIIIKIRRFFKLGNKVNSNPNYEPEVTLFIAAYNENDYVDAKMKNTLELEYPKEKLNIIWVTDGSDDGTPDLLTGYANTTVYHLDERNGKIGAMNRGMEFVKTPIVIFSDANTNLGKESIRRIVNLFSNPAVGCVSGEKRIVDKESDVASGAGEGIYWKYESALKKWDAELYSVVGAAGELFAIRTELYRHVEKDTLLDDFIISLRVAQEGYTIQYDPEAYAVETASASVKEEFKRKIRISAGGIQSIVRLRSLLNIFKYGTLSFQYISHRVLRWSLTPLCLILLIPVLSILAFNEGIMFFGFYSILFWMQLFFYAAALLGWFLENRETRIKILFVPYYFFIMNLCVILGFFRYIKKSQSVNWERAKRAS
- a CDS encoding DUF4435 domain-containing protein produces the protein MIKYGFKTLTSLSKFFSYRNDIDIYTEDKDADKEFYKTLFNNLFGDELIINDVTPLGCKVNVLNAFDNQNKTDGRRKYFIVDGDLELINDSNRKNEKNLIVLDSYCIENYLINEQGIIDFLYFSNGVESKEQQKNKLNFNKWLGYNTTVLIELFINFAILRKYGGGPKLKKAKDFLTSSNKQTILDKQKIKDYSIEIKNSIIEHLENSHYSNSDANELYEIEFKELNLKWKYNSDTFLKIVSAKNYTLPMLQFRINHCINSGSKALFPKSSLKLFLASNSDLSKLNFLKERIK
- a CDS encoding glycosyltransferase family 4 protein codes for the protein MKIGIEGQRLFRKKKHGMDMVALELIKNLQDLDHENEYFIFVKPDQDSSVLKETSNFKIIELNGGPYPAWEQIALPKAAKKYGCDILHCTSNTAPFFTSIPLITILHDIIYMESGYLKILKSSASTYQKFGNIYRKLVVPCVVKRSKKVITVSHFEKNRIGEFFGIKGDKKLEAIYNGVSEHFKPVTNKEELKRVKEKYNLPDKYFFFLGNTDPKKNTKGTLKAFSDFLKLTKTDYKLVMLDYDKTELNILLVEIDDTNLINHIVLTGYVINTDLPAIYSQCDIFLYPSLRESFGIPMLEAMSCNVPVITSNTSSMPEIAEDAAHIINPFNPEEITQGIIEIVNNEVYRKSLCDKGLERSKQFSWRNMAKEYLKLYKLIYLEYSKKQ
- a CDS encoding transposase, whose product is MLDNGAFHKGKALIIPENIILIFLPPYSPELNPAELVWLNMKRKTTNKIYKIMEEFKIQLD
- a CDS encoding glycosyltransferase — its product is MIEGKNIICISQTTWHGEFTKSTVQLLSLLAEKNTIVFVEYPFTVKDVIMSLLGKQRAQVSRMLGFKRRIIEEKTDSNAVVKHLVMPPVLPVDFIKNESIFQKFFSINAFIYKTQLRKTIKKLKLDNPIIITAYNPMYGLPMIGKLHEYLNVYYCYDGMDTQRHKSRIYTIEQQFCRQVDGIITTSDYLNSEKQQLNPQSYVVKNGVDFKLFEPHAKKSVSSPSSQKKAGYIGTLDFRFDIDSMEFAIQELPQVLFEFTGYLLNHNIKERLSKYDNVAFFKSVKAHEVPQLLSKYDLGIIPYKMDEVNKNIYPLKINEYLAVGVPVVMTAFANLTDFKSMVKSAENKKLFKSYIEYELENDNYVLIKERIDFARLNSWEGRVGEFGDVLEKIIKHKYPS